From the genome of Nicotiana tabacum cultivar K326 chromosome 17, ASM71507v2, whole genome shotgun sequence:
CCTTTTCAAACATAGCTTCTAAGTCTCAATAACACCTAGGACTTTGGTCTTGTGATAAGAGCGCAATGCGTGATGTGTGTGTTAGGCGCACGTTGCGGGTTAGAACTCTGCCATGGTTCACCTTActgacattttttttttgttgatgaAATGGTTCACCTTACTGACATGATTTCTTATTTCCTATGAATCCTTGTTTTAAGCTGCTATCTCTTATATGAAACAGCTCCTATGATAAGTTCTTTGAATTGGTTGTTCCAGATGCCATTCAGTTGGAATTGCCAATATCTGAATTCACTCAATAGCTGCTAGGATTAAATGATATTCCTGGACTCCTGGTTGCCCACTCTGCTTCAACCGTAGTTAATTAGTGAAGATTTCTAATGCAATTGGATACGAGCTTAATCTTCTGGAACCACCTAGTGTTTCAGTTTCCCTTTGTTGCTATAATTGTATATGAAAAACCTCCAGTGAAATGAATCTTTTTGGGGCGTATATGTCAGTCCATTTGGTCACAGTGTTCCCTTGAATCCTTAAAAAGGTTTTACATGTATCATGGCCAATAGTTCTCTtgttttttcagattttattcctTGCTTCCTTTGTCAAGATCCTTTCCTATGCCACATGAAACATATGCAGTATACTCTCACCTAGAGTCAGAGGACCCCCATTGATGTCATTGCCGTCTacattttttagtttatttgctttAGATTATACAGTGAAAGTTTATTTGATCGACTTGCTTAACGTTTTAGCTGTCAGGCTTTAATAACACTTCTGAGTTCTCTAATATGATATGGATAAGATTTATGTCAGTAACTTATCAAAAGTAGATTATAACAGATGCCAGTGGGTGTTCTTTAAATCTTTTGTTGGTCATGCtagattctttttcttttctcttttgatgATCTAGAAATGCAGCCTTTGAAACTTGAGGATAATGGGCCCATCCCTCTACCTTTCTCCACTTAAAGACCAATGAATGACCAAGAGTACAAATGATTTATAGATACGGAGAAAGCATATATGATAATTGAATTAAAGGTAGAAACTGAAGAGACAAGTGGAATTTGCTGAAAAATTATTTGTGAACAGACCATTGTGGCCAAATATTCTGGAAACACTGTGATATAATCAGATTTACACTCCATAAAtcatgcacacacacacacacacacacacacaaagacATAAGAAATTTAACCGTAAAAGTCTAAAGTAAGGTAACTCCATAAATGTCATATAGTCAGCACTCCAAAATATTTAATATCGTTCATTATCCTGAATTTTCCAATCAACTTTCTTCTGACGATTGCTTACGGTTTATCTTATTTTCAATTTGTGTGAATTTTCTACCTTTTTTGGTTGGTAACGCTATCAGTCATTCAAGATAGATCTTCAATCAGCTATGCTCAATGCTTAAATATTTTGAGTCGACTATATGAATCATCTTTATCAATCCCAATCCATTGATGCCCATGTCATTCCAATACTCATTCAAGATAGACGTCGAAAAAAATTAAACTGCCAGCTATATCTCCTGAGTTCAGCATTTTGTAGTAGTTATCTAAGCTTATACTGCTCTTTTCTTTTCTGCTTGTGGTTTCCTTGCCAATACTAATGATTGATGGTGAAATCATAATGGTATAAGATATGGGTACAGTTTTACTTCTTCTGGTTGTCAGTGACATCACCGCTTGATATTTCTAAAATATATTGATAAATCATCCAGCATTATCTTGGGGTTGGCTAGCGGGGCTCATCGGGTTGTGGGGCTAGGATGGGATTCTTTTGAGGTTAAAGGGTGTGATATAGATAACTTTTAAGTCCATTTGATACTTTTTTTTGCATTTGATACTTACAAATTGATACAAAAAAGTCTCGTTTTAGTATAAGGAGGTTATATCATACATTTTGAGAGAAACTTAAAGGCTTTACTCTAGTCCAAAAGCTGAAGATATCAAGAGTACATTTTACCAATTAAGAGGAGTTAGTAATGCAAAATGAAGTTGGATGGTGTAAAATGTATTATTCTATCAGATTCGAAAAAGCTTGATATTGCAAAATAAAGAGTTTTTGTAGCTCGGTATCTTCCTTTTATCGTACATGCAATGTGAATTTTAGTGTCTGCAATGTGTTTACCGACCTTGAAAATTATTCAATAGACAGCAGTGTCCAGTTACTTGAAGCACTGTGTTCTTGATACCTAAGTAAATGTCGATTGATGAAAGTTGATTAAAATATTACGTGGCTCCAGACCCTAAGCAATATTGCATTATTTGCTCTGTTTTCCCTTTTTCATCTCTAACTTGTTGTATAAGCTATTAAGATGATTATGATTTAGGATCCCTGAGTGCTGACTGTCATTTAATAGTTGTCCACAGCTGCTGTGGAATAAAGTTGTATGATAAAATGGAAGCTAGCATCAGTGGGAGCTCTTCTCCAACCCATCCAAAATGGAGAAAAGTTGTTTATGGTGGGATGCAACCTGGCTTTGGTGACAATCACACAGATGAGTCCTTCCTGGAGGAAATGATCATGAATGCTAATGTTGTCAAAAGAGACTTATTGAAGGTGGTGCTCGACGCAGTTTCAATCTCACAATATCTTTGCATTGTTTCCCTTGTGGTTTTAGTTTGGACCTATACCCTCAGAAATACCTTGAATGAAAAATATCTGTTACTCTTGAATGTCAGCCTTCTTGGTTCGGGTTTCTTTATTCTGCTCTTAACTGCGGACATGATACCCTTTAATCTCCTCCTCAATTATCTCCTAAAGAATACCTTCTTCATAACTGCCTTATATATGTTGTCTCCTATCTACCATACACTTACTAGGTCCATAAGCTCGAATTCCATATGGGCGCTAACAGCTTCCCTTCTCATACTCCATCTCTTCCTGCACAATTACTCCGGGTCCACTGTAAAGGCTCCTGGAGCTTTAGAAAATCCAACCCTGACAAGCAATATATCTCTGAATGCGTCAATCGTGGCTTCACTTTTGATTTCTTCTCGCCTTCCATCGAGGCTTCATGTCTTCGCTATTGTGCTATTTTCCTTGCAAGTTTTCCTTTTTGCTCCTTTAGTCACATATTGTGTCAAGAAGCGTTCTTTTAAACTGCATATTTGCTTTTCCCTTCAGTTACTGGTTCTAACACTAATTTTCACTTACCAGTTGCATAAGTTGCTTTTCATTTTGCTTTTGGGCATTTTTGTCTTCGTCAATTTGGTTTGTCCCTACTGGTTGATAAGGATTCAAGAGTACAAGTTTGAGATTAATGGCCCCTGGGATGAGGCTAAACTCTGTTTTAACATTACAGAATGAACATGTTATATTTTTAGGCATCTCCTTGGTATTCAAATCTCCTGGATACTCTTGGATATGTAACTCGTATAAATTTTCAGTTCATTAAGATGTTTGTCTCTTTTAGCTTATTGATTTAACTAGTCATGTAGCTATTTGGGGGTGTTCATCGGTCGGTTTGGCATAGCTTTAAGATATTTTGTTTCAGTATTTCCGATTTTCAGTTTTAAAAAAGATATACCAATACCATATTGAAATAAATTCGGTATTGTTCCATTTTTTACTTTTCGAGTTTGGTTTATGTGGTTCAGTACCTTGCGAGTTCAGTTAAGGCTGGTTCAAGCCTTATAGcctggccaagcttctaaaatcaactta
Proteins encoded in this window:
- the LOC107811270 gene encoding phosphatidylinositol N-acetylglucosaminyltransferase subunit C-like, with the translated sequence MEASISGSSSPTHPKWRKVVYGGMQPGFGDNHTDESFLEEMIMNANVVKRDLLKVVLDAVSISQYLCIVSLVVLVWTYTLRNTLNEKYLLLLNVSLLGSGFFILLLTADMIPFNLLLNYLLKNTFFITALYMLSPIYHTLTRSISSNSIWALTASLLILHLFLHNYSGSTVKAPGALENPTLTSNISLNASIVASLLISSRLPSRLHVFAIVLFSLQVFLFAPLVTYCVKKRSFKLHICFSLQLLVLTLIFTYQLHKLLFILLLGIFVFVNLVCPYWLIRIQEYKFEINGPWDEAKLCFNITE